tatcagttagttcccaagttccattagaaagaattgagtccatctcattatgaacagcttctttccaatcatctacatccggagatgcatatgcttctgcaatcgtcttgggtgtgtcatccacaaggtatacaatgaaatcatcaccaaaggattttgcaatcctttgtctcttgttccttctaggaacttcattgttatccttctcaaggacttcctcatgtgattgttcgaaatattcatcagttgtactagattcaggaattatctcagaagaaaatctagcaatgctatgcatatctttcataggaaatatgttctcaaaaaatgttgcatcacgagattccattatagtatcaacatgcatatcaggtacttcagattttaccactaaaaacctataagcaatgctccgttgagcataccctagaaagacacaatccactgtctttggtccaagtttgcgTTTCTTAGGAATAGGAATATTGACCTTTGCCAAACACCCCCAAGTGCGCAAATAAGAAAGTGATGGTTTTCTCCCAACCCACTCCTCATAAGGGGTTTTCTCTTTATTATTGTTGGGAactctattcaggacatgacatgaaatCAATAGAGCCTCCTCCCACCATGCCTTAGATAAACCAGCAGTGTCTAACATGGCATTCACCAAGTCAGTCAATGTGCGGTTTTTCCTCTCGGCCACTCCATTTgattgaggtgaatagggaggcgtcctctcatgaataataccatgttcctcacaaaattcatcaaaaacttttggaaaatactctccaccacgatcggacctaagacgcttgatctttctctctagttgattttcaacttcagctttatagattttaaagtagtctaatgcttcatctttagtttgcaacaaataaacatagcaaaatctagtcgcatcatcaatcaaagtcatgaaatatctctttccaccttttgtcaacacaccattcatctcacaaagatcagaatgtatgagttctagaggTGCCAAGTTTCTCTCCTCGGCAGCCTTATGAGGCTTTCGAGGTTTCTTAGATTGCACACAActatggcacttagaacctttggcaacTGTGAAGTTCAGAATTAAACTCATGCTGGATAGCTGAGACATTAAACCAAAATTAATATGACATAAACGAGAGTGCCAAATACTTGCATCATCATTAACACTAGCACAAATTTGGTTTAttgacttattgcaaaaatctgaaagagaaaagcggaacaagcctccgcactcatagccttttcctataaattgtccaaatcttgacacgattactttattggactctaaaactaccttaaaaccatctcgacatagaagggagccgctaactagattcttgttcatagtagggacatgctgcacgttccttagttgcacgatctttcccgaagtaaacttcagatccaccGTGCCAATGCCACGAACAGAAGCATGTGAACCATTCCCCATTAGGACGGAAGAATCCCTTGCGACCTGATAAGAAGTAAACAGGGAGATGTTAGCACACACATGAACGTTAGCACCCGAATCAATCCACCATGAAgatgattgaaatactgaaagcacAATAGGTAAATTACCATACCCATCAGTATTGCTAGCGGTCACCATGTTGACAGTCTTGGAGCTTGTTTTCCCTCTACGGTCTGCACGTTCAGGGCATTCCTTGGAAaagtgtccaggcttcccacaggcgtagcactctagctcagccttgttgaacttcttcttcttgaaggtagtaGTCTTGGTAGGCTTGTTGGAAACAGGTTTGTTCTTCCCTTTGTTCTTGTTCTGTGGGTACCTCTGCACCATGTTAGCAGTAGGCTGAACCTCATCTCCTTTTTCAGTGGTATCTTTAGCCCGAGCtttttcttcaacatcaagagatgcaatcagattttcaactgatatctcctgtctcttatgcttcagagttgtggcgaaattccttcatgaaggaggcaactttgcaatcatgcacccagccacgaatttgtcgggtagaacacatttaaggagttcaagttccttcacaatgcactgtatctcatgagcttgttcaACCACAGAACGGTTATTCACCATCTTGTAGTCATGAAAACTCTCCATGATGTACAGTTCACTGCCTGCATCTGTTGCACCGAATTTTGCATTCAGTGCATCCCACAGAATTTTTCCGTCGTTTATGTGCATGTACACATCACACAGACGGTCAGCAAGAACACTCAGAATGCATCCCACAAACATAGTATTGGCTTCCTGGAATTTTCTCCGATCTTCGTCGGTCATTCCCTCTGGAGCACCAACACTAGCGTGGAAAACTTTCAGAGTAGTAAGCCAGagcgtggtcttcacctgccacctcttaaagtgcacaccggtaaacttatccggcctcagtgcatcagcgaatccagccatagttaactcaggaaattgcctataattaggtttttggattgttggaatattaggcaagttcatgattaattccagtaaataattcatgactagaagagatactagcatgcaataatctagcaaactagaagaacagcaagacatgcataacagcagcaagcaggtaacaatagctgtagaaacagacatgaacaaaggatgttggacgtactgatcgttagctattatgggtgcgacagtgttgatgacgatgttggcgacgatctgctgctgacggcgatgaatacgacgatgagtagcaccgcccgacttggacggaagacgacccgtgatgacgaatttgagcagtcgcgcacagcgcttcccaaaaacctaattcgtcctctcccggtgcaggatcgcaaagacgaacggttctggagacctgctctcccacgcgccgatgcacgccggcgtttgggatggagtagactacgatggcggtgcaagttgtgagatgaggcaaaaccctaggTGTTTTTTCGGTGTATCTCTGGCAGTAGCCGGTAGCTGTATATATATTAGGACCAGAGGCGGTATTGTGTCGCGACCACAATCCCAAACCGACTCGGTGAAATCAAAAActtgtctgccaagacataaaaatAAAACGGCAAAAGGAAGATGCGCTCCTGCGAGGAGACGGACCGGATTTCGGCGGACCATTCACGCGCATGTCGCATGTACGCCCCGAGGCGAGCGAGCGCGCGCGTGTGGTTTTCCCTTTCTCTTCTCACACACCacttagagtggtggagagaacccactatataaagaggtccaactcttcttcaacttccaaggtgggactaaacttagcaccaccacttgccattttacacatgggctttgagatttcagaaattgctatgggcctagcccattaattctaacaAGAACGGGGTGTTGTCGCCAGCGACAGCCACGTCTATCTCTGGCCGCCGCCTCTGGCTCGTCGTGTTCCTCGCATTGCTCACATGCATGTCCCTGCTCATGGTCTTCTCCACGGTCCGCGCGCCGTCCGGGGCGGCGTCGCCACGGGTCACGTTCCCGGCCCCGGCGTCCGTGCTGCGGCGGGTCATGAGTAATGTGCTCCCGTGCTGCCCCAACGTCCCCGATGCGGCGGTAGGCCCGACGCAGCGCGGGAAGGGGAAGGCGACGGGGAGCCGTCGTAGGAGGCGAGGACGGGCCTGATGCGGCGCGCCGTGGAGCTCGGCGCCAAAAGAACGGAGGCGCAGCGGCCTCTGTTCATGGCCAACAAGGCCGGCGACACCCCGCTGCACCAGGCTGTGCAACACGGCAGGAGGGCCAGGCGCAGGAGACCAGCCTCCGCGGCGACGTGCCCGCTGGCGCCAGGCGCAGGAGCAAGACGACGTCGACGCGGTGGGGGTGTCCCCAGGGCCTCCCTCGCGCAGGAGCTGCACGACCCAGAGCACCTCTTCACCCAACATTTCGTCGCCAACGGCCGCGTGCTCGCCCAAGCCGACGGCCTCATGGTTAACTCCTTCAACGCGTTGTAGCCGGACGCCATGGCGGCACTGTACGACCATGAGCCCTTCTCGTCAACCctgcaaaaaataaaatattgatgtgagtaatttaaatgaatccttaattttgctGTGTGGCTTCTAATAAAATAGAGATGACAGATAACCAGTGTAACCACACTTGTCTTATGGGGGGTCCGAACTGGGTCTATTTTCATGTCTCTCGCCGGTACCGTCCGGCTTAAATAACCGGGTCAGGTAGAGCAAGGGTTGAATGCAGAGCGTCGGAGTGGGCTTCTCGGGCTTCATCCCTTGTGAATGCAGGGTTGGCAAATGACCGGTCATTCGAGACGCGAATACGGGCAGTCGGCCGGCCACGTCCGCTCAAAATGCACAGAGGGTCCTCAAGACGGCGCAAAGAAAGAAGGGTTTTGGTTGGGTCGTGCTGTCAGATTCCGAAGTGGCGGACGTCCAAATATGTTCGGATATTTTAAGTGACCTTGGTTGGATGACCAAAATTGTTCGGACCGGGATTTGCGGTTGATTTGCTAATCCTCGTTGGAGTTTCCCCTCGACCTTTTTGCAAATGTATTAAGTACCCAAAAAAGTATGAAGTCCTCTCGTTACCACCGGCACTGGCATGTGGCTAGCGTTGTTGGATGTATCATATTCTGAGTCAACACCCACATGAATGAAATATTAATGCTTGTCTTAAAATCCTCTTCTACCACAatacaataaatatcaatataaaagtatgatgtaaaatggacgtatcagcctttTCGGTAACCTGACAAGGAAAAGGGGTCCCTGTTCATTGAACAGCTAAGATAGGCAGAACTAGCCGTGACAAATCGGTGGAAGGTGCAGTCGCCAGAGATTGGCTAGCAGAGTGTTTGTCTCTGTCAGTCGTCAAATCAAGAAATGTGACTCAGTGGAGGAGGCTGAAGCAATGCATGCATCCGTCAGAGTGGCTGCCCTAACGAAGTTGTACCCGGGGGGCTTGATTCTAGAGCTACACTGTGCGGCGGTGGTCAAAGACCTCACGTCCAATGAGCCAGTGTCCTCGGAGTGCTTACCACTGATCCATGATATTAAGTGCATGTTCGGCAACgaaccgctccagctgctccgttcCGCTCGGCGCTGAAATGCGAAGCGGCAGAATGGCAGCTCCACCAAAATGAACTGCGCTCTGCTCCGCTCCGCCACTTCAGCTCCACGGAGTTGGGAGCCGGAGTGTTCCCGAACGGGCCCTAAGCTCATGCAGAAATGGTTCAAGTCTACGGTGGTGATTGCTGTTAAACGCGGCCGCAATGGCCTAGCCAATTCCCTAGCGGCTCTGACAAAGACAAAAGGCAACCAGGACAAAATCGATAACATCTCGGATGATGTACGTGAGCTATGGCTCGCTGAATGTACCCATAACTCTGAATGATGTTTATTCAGGTTATTCTAAAAAAAATTAGTGTGTTGTCTTATTTCATCGTTATAGCTTAGGGCCGCCAGCCAACTTTATGTTCCGTTTCCAATGATGTGTATACTAAAAGCACACACTCAAAACATAGTTTGTCATCTAATCATAATGTAATTAACACCAAAATCCTTATTAGAGGCGCGTGTCCTTTCAAACACATATCAAGATAAAGACCATAGGAAGACACACACGAACAAGATCGAACAATAGAGGATTGTCATGACATAGGAAGATAACGATCTTCTCAAGTGTCGCTCTCCGGCATCTGCATTTTCGGGAGGGGCTTCGCCTCAAGGGAGACAAGTGTCACACATCCCATGCTACCGCCTATGAAAATGAGGTCACCCACTAAAAAAATATAAAGAAAACGGGAAAATTTGTGGGACATGAAGGTAAGTGTGTATGTGTTATTGGGCCCACCTATCTCCGCATCGTGACCAAAGGCAATGAGGCGATGATGTTTGTCAAGGTCCAATGTCAACCCTATCTGTTGGTGTCGTGACATGAGAAGATCACGTCGTACTCAAGCGCCGCTTTGCGATGAGTGTCACGCCTCCCTTGCTAAAGGCGACGAGAAGGAGCTATCCGGATACAAAATAAACAAAAGGGGTAGTTGGGATGGGTATGAGCTGGCTATGCAGCAAAAGCGCGTGTGTGTAAGGGATGCTGAATGAAAGCGTTTGTGAACACCTCGCCTCTTCCCCGCGTTCTCATCCTGTTGAGCGTCTCTTCTCTCCCCGAATTCTCCAGTCCCTGATACAAATCAACACGATCTCATCATAGACGAGGCACTACAAGTGCTCATCCTTACTCTAGAAACCTTCGCCACATCAGTCGACCCCACGTTTTGATTGCGGTTGGCTGCGAAGGtgagcgaggggaaggcggtgcaGATGAATCGGTTGGGCGGCAGTGGCATTGGCGGCGCCGATGTGCCACCGCTGCAGCATCAGCGGAGGGAGGATGTGATGGGCCTTGGCGATCCCATGCTAGTGGCGCTGCGCAACAATTACCGCCAGAGGATGTAAGTGCTTTACTACTTCTATCTCCGTAGAAATTTATGTAGGATGTGGTGGTGCCCACTAGTTATTCAATCAGGGGTTTCAAGTGTATATATGCACTGAATTAGAATCAACTTTCACACAGCACCGAGATTGATAACCTTcctttttctcaaaaaaaagatGGTTGATAACCTTCCCTTATTTTGCAAGGTCTTGTTTGACATAATTTCCAAAACACGCGAGGTGGGGGCACATGAAAGCCTTCTTTATTTGATTCTATTTCCTTGTTCTTGAATTGCGAGATTATATGAAGGAAAGAGGGTACCTGCTGACTGGCAGCGGGGGCTGCCGGAACTTGCTAGGCGGGTCGAGAAAGTCTTGTTTGAGAAACACCCAAACAAGGTGCGCTCTGTTTACTTGTTCTTTTGTACGTATGTACCCCTCGTCCATCTCTTGACTAGGAAGGTAATGTTAGGAATAAGCATCTTTTTACTTATTCTTTTGTATGTAAGTATATCCCTCGTCCATCTCTTGACTAGGAAGTAATGTTAGGAATAAGCCACCGTGGTAGTGAtcagtgtgcgtgtgtgtgcgtgctgGTCGAACCGGGCGCTGGTGAGTGGCCTCGTCGTGTCCATAGGCGTGTGTGAGTGTGCGCGCGCGTGCTGGTCGAGCCGGGCACTGGTGCGTGGCCGTGTCGTGTCCGtaggcgtgcgtgtgtgcgtgttgtGGTGGTGCGTGAGCTAGGCTCGCGTTCGAGTCCGCCAGCGTAGGGCTAGGTCGTTGACGTAGATAGCGGGGTGAGCGTGGCGATCTgttgcgggcccgccgcgtcacgCACACGTGGGAGCGCGTCGTAGGCACGGCCAGAGCGACCGGATCGCGCGCTCGAGTGGGTAGGAGGCGTGAGGGTCGTGCCCTAGTACTGGCGCGGGTATAAAGCCCGTGTTCTGGGACATGGATTTTTACTAACTCTATGCGCACACAACTGAAATCGCTGCCACTCATCAAGCGTGATGTCCAATCGACATGGGCCACCACCGTGTCAGCCATGCAAGTTCTTTATATTCTTTGTCAGAAGTGGCTGCATTCATCACGTTTTGAGGTGGTAATACTAGACTGCAATACTTTTTAGTTGGGCGCCTAACCAACCTGGATGCTAATTAAGATCTCACATTCAGAATTAATATTTTGGGATTCCTTTCTTTCACACACCACGAACTAACAATCACACTGTGTATATAAAGTTCTTCTATTTTTTATGGCAAAGTTCAGAAACTGTGTTAACAAAGTTCTTCGGCTTCAGATAAAATTTCTAGCAAAGTTCTTTAATATTTCTAACAAAGTGCGGACCTACAATCTATAAAGTTCTTCACTGTTTCAAACAAAAATATTTTTCAAATGTATCCAAACCAGATCTTGTTCTAAAGGGCTTGGCACCACGAGTTCAAATATGTAAAAAGTTTAAAAAACACAATTTTGCTTTGAAAGATATGGATCATCTAAATTGTCAGAGCAAAATAAAAGGTGATTTAATTAGAAGGGAGAGGGAAGATAAAGTAGGCATGCATGTGTCAGTATGTGCAGCGTGTgtgcagggagagagagagaggaaagaaaCATGCACATGCAAGGGGCACGCATCCACATGAATAAGCAACGCTAGGAATTCGCGTTGTGCGCGCAAAGCGTTAGGATTCACCATATTCACGTGTTCTGTTCGTTGTAACGGCAGGGTGCCGGAGTTTGAACTTGAGAAGAAATGCTGTCTGTGCAGCGAGGCTTTCGTCGCCGAAAACCACCACTgccccctctttcttcttcctccgtTCAAGCAcgagtgtgagagagagagagagctagggtttagacCCGACATGTAAATCGCTGTCTCATCATTTTTTCTGATGATATCACCTTTCACCTGTTGTTTCGGCAGTGGGAGTACTACAACATGACGAATGGACCAGTTGAGCCACATTTCGAGTTTGCTGTGACCTCGCTTGCTCAGATTCAGAGGCAGAGAGCATCTTCCACTGCGTATGCTCATGGGGGCATGATACCGGCACCTGGTGTCACGCAAGGTGCTTACTACAAATCGTTGAATGTTTTTTGTGGCAGACAACAACATCTGCTGCAATAATCCTGGTTCTCCATCCAGTTACCTCAATGCAATTTGCACATGATGTTTTATTTACTGAGCTTCTGCAATTAGCTTAAAGATCAAAGTGAAATTTTAACCTTAAAGATCCACCATTAGGAATTAGCTTGACGTATCTTCTTCCTTCAGACTCTTAATTTCCCTTTTGCTTAGCATAACGTATGAACCAGAGCAGAgctgagatatcaaaatgttcactgtcAGTGACCATCTATATGCTATTAATCTTATATAGAGCATTATGCTAGCTAGTGTGCCCTGTAAATCATGCTTCCAATTTATTAGCTTGGTTTGCGTTGCTTTCTTTCCAGGGGATACCTCCAACGAGCTTGTGAACACACTACTATCTCTGGGGATAAACTCTAGCGATGACCTCTCAAAAGTGTCGAACAGCAACTTGGTAAGAACACTACACTGGACTTCACCCATGGTAACGTGTTACGCTAGTTTTATCAGCTCATCACTACTACCTATATATGGAAACGCAGGCAATCCGTGCACCTGTTAAGAAGGAGGTCTCAGAGGAACCAAAGTTCAGCTGTCCATTCTGCTTCGACGAGCTGGTCGATGCGTCATCAACTATCTGCGGCCACATCTTCTGCCACAAGTGCATCAAGTTCTCCGTCCAGGCTCAGAACAGGTGCCCTGCCTGCTGGAGGGGACTCACCATGAACAGCTTCCACCGCGTCTACCTCCCTGCTACCATGGACTAAACTGATCCAGCCCTTCTCGTCGCTGGCATTTCATCATCCTATCTGAACTATTATTCACAGGGTTATCGTTACCATTCAACTATTGGTACTCCGGGGGCGTGTTACCGATCTGCATCCGCCGCTTGTAATAAACCGTAGTCTCTTCCTGTGGGAAATCAAAACCTGTGCTTGGCACCTTGAAAATATATATTCTGATCGTTAAGGTATATTTGGTTGTTTGCGCGCTCTGCAGTATGGCCTGACACATATTTGAAGATTTGGTCTTGCGTTGTCACCTTTTTTTGAGTCTCACAAGTCACAACCTTATTAATTGGCAATAGTTCTGGAGGTACAAACGCTGAGTGGCGGAGGGCCAAGCCATACATATGGAGGCTGGGGGTGCCATAGATAGCAGAACGAGCATAAGGCCACCTCGGAGAACTCACTTAGCATAAGCCATACATGGAGCTTCCTTGTTGCACTCACTTGCATAAGGCTACCGAGGAGAACTCCGAGGCTTGCGCCTTCTCTTCTCATATGATTTGTCCATACTGACAGAACCAGAATCCCTTGTCACCAGTTGCCTCCCTTGTCAGCACCTCCACAGGTGCCCTCATGTCCTGCTTGGTCTTCTCACCAACTGCACCTGACTGCTCCACCAATGAATCAGTTTTGCGGTTAGTGGCGAGAGATTGAGTAATCTTTCGGTCTTCATAGGCTTCTATCTTGATGAAATTCAAACTGCTGTCCCTCTTGCAAATATCATCCAAATTTTGGTTGAGCATCTTGATGCGGGTGCCGATGTCGCGAGCGTGGAGGGGATTCCACATGAAAAAGAGCAGAGGGTTGAGGCACCCCCTGTCCTTGGTTTGACCTTGCTCCATGGCCTTGAGCTGACATAGGTCGATGATGTCAGTGGCAAGGTACATGGCACGCTTCAGTTGCCCCACCTACCCCCGCATATTCTCATCGATGATGTTCATCCAATCAGCATCAGCAAGGAAATTTTTGAGGTCCCCAAGCTTGATGCCCAGGTATTTGATCCCATTGGACACACCGATTAGCATGGCCACCTCCTCTTTGGCCATCTCGGCGAGCATGCTGGTCACGTAGGATGCCAAATCTCAGAACCCCCGCCATTGGTTGCAGGGTTCGCTCAGGTTTGACCTAGTACTGACAACAAGCACGCAAATAAAAATTAGTCCTCTGTATAGCTTGCCCTGAGAGAAGTGGTGGTGAGCACCGAGTGGTACTTGCAGACTTGCTCCAGTGGAAAAAGCTAGGTAGATACCCCTTgctatgtgagaagtagtagtggtGAGGGAGTTTTTCTCAGACAGATAACGGCCAGTAAGTTAGATTTCCCTGTGAAAACAAAACACTCACCTAAGTCAGATCGTTTGCTTTGTTATCTGAAACCTGAAACTAAACTGGAGATGATTGTAAAACATGAATATACCAGATAAATCAGGTGCAACGGCATCTAAACTTCATGTGACTGTTGAAAAAACAACACAGACACATCGCATTGTCATAACAACATAAGATGCCATGGTCCAAGGATCCCATCGGACTAAATTGAATTATTCATCTGATCTCTCTCTCTACTCTGCTTCCTCACTCGACTTGGAGTCTTGGACTCACCTCAATAAACAGCTGCATGCCGCTTCAGACAGAATGACCAAGTTCAGCAACAGACACTCGGTGGATTCTGAACCACCGCATGTCGTTAAACGATAGCCATCTAGTATATGTGGTTGTTTGGTATATCATCAGTTTCATCGAGTTAATTGTCAGCTCACACATCACAGTATATTAGAATAGCAAAGCAAAGAAGTAGAACCACCCACCTTTCTGTTGGCAATACAAATTGAAATTACTAGCTGAATGTTAAGGTTAATACGGAAGAACCGCTGAGCCTTTCTATGCAAATAAATTACTAGCTGAACGGTGAGGTTGAATAATACTACAGCTTCACAGAACTTCACTACTCTTGGTTCATTATCCAAGAAATACCAAcagccgtactgtggattttgcagaatACATTGTGACTTCTGGCTACAAATACAAGGGCACCACTTGACTGCTAAAGGTAGTAGGATGAACGTTCCAACTTCGTAACGAGACATTCCTATCCTTCTTCCAATCTTTACCTATTAATAAAGCGGCTAtctggtcgtccgtcattaaaATTACCCTTCAAGTTGGttaaaattacccaccaatgccacccgtaagtgaAAAAACGATTCGTTTTTTTGGAACAAAAACGTCACCTCATTCGTTATTTTATACGGGCGCGACGAGTAGGGGTCACAAAATGAGGAGCAGCGGAGAGGTTGGCCGATCGCTCTTTTATCGGCGAGACGGGGTCACAATTTTTATCTTTCTTTTCTCACACATGTCCTACTCATGTATGCGtttatgggccggcccatgtgtggggcttcactcccctgagttttttcatttttcatttttgtcttttcttttctcattctgttttctttcttctttcatCTTTAAATTAATTCTGGATTTTAATATTCTAAAAATTGCGAGTTAAAAAaattaattctggaaataagtctgataaaaaaacagaaaatatatgTGAATTCAAACATGTTTAGAAAATCATTAAAAGTTTGCacattcaaaaaatgttggtggttttgcaaaactgttcgcaaaattataaaaaaaacaaaatttgtaaaaaatggtcgggaaataaaatcatgttcatgattttgaaaaaatgaacatgtattcaaaacatattcgggAATCTGGAAAAAAATGTCcttgaaattttagaaaatgttcacaataataataataaatagttgtttttttaattttgttcCCCAATTTAAAAGAAAGTTcatcgattcaaaaaatgtttgtcgaGTCCAAAAATGTTAATCAATACGAAACCGGTTCATACATTCAAAAAAATGTAAACAAAActaatgttcatgaattttttgagaaaatcaaaaattaaaaaaaaaaattGTCGTTACAAAAAACTGTTCACTgattca
The Triticum dicoccoides isolate Atlit2015 ecotype Zavitan chromosome 3A, WEW_v2.0, whole genome shotgun sequence genome window above contains:
- the LOC119270086 gene encoding probable histone acetyltransferase HAC-like 1, with product MNRLGGSGIGGADVPPLQHQRREDVMGLGDPMLVALRNNYRQRILYEGKRVPADWQRGLPELARRVEKVLFEKHPNKWEYYNMTNGPVEPHFEFAVTSLAQIQRQRASSTAYAHGGMIPAPGVTQGDTSNELVNTLLSLGINSSDDLSKVSNSNLAIRAPVKKEVSEEPKFSCPFCFDELVDASSTICGHIFCHKCIKFSVQAQNRCPACWRGLTMNSFHRVYLPATMD